ACCTGGagcgtctgtctgtctgtctgtctgtccgtccTGAGTGAgtggggcccaggctggggaTCCCTGATAGTTGGCAGCTGGGTGGGATACCCAATGACTGAGCCCCTGGCCTCACCGTGCCACCTTTCGAGGGGTCCTCCAGGCTGCCAAGGAGCTGAGTGAACAGGGGGATGAGGTTTCAGCCTGGGGGTTCCGGTCCCTGACTTGGATGGGGCCCAGCTTCTCCTCCTGTCAGCagctgctgtgtgacctggagcagGTTATTTGGGGTCTGGGAACAGTCCTGCTGGCCGAGAGCTGTGAGGGAGCAGGTGGGCATCTGGATAAAACAGGGAGTGCCCACACTGCCTGCCCCTGGCCGGGAAGCTCAGAAAACACTGCAGACTCCGGCTCTGGGCAAACAAGGCGTTGTCACTGCTGCCCATCAGGACCCAcaggcaggggggctgggggctggctgtGTTAAGGCTCCAGGGCCAAGTTATCCACTCCCCTGGGGTGTACCTGCAAGAGAGGCATGCTGGTGTGTGCCCCACCAGCCCCTCTCCCCGGGAGCCCCAgcaccctcctctccccagtGCAGCCCTGGCGTCcgccagcggggggggggggggggcgggggtggccaGTGGGGCTCACTTGCTTGGAGCTCACCTTCTGGGGTCTGGAGACACGGCGGCTGCAGCAGCTATAGCAGCAGCAGTGGATACAAACAAGCAGCAGAAAGAGCAACACGGTGCCTGGAGGTGGGACAGGTGTCCGGAGGTGGGACAGGTGTCCAGGTATGGCCCTCAGCCAGGTCTAGGACAGGAAGCTGACAGGGGCCAGAGGCCAAGGCCACACTCACCaaggaagatgaggaagatgatGAGGGCAGCGGTGTCCCACTTGGACTGGAACAGCGTATGGCtcctcagttttcccagcactt
The genomic region above belongs to Vulpes lagopus strain Blue_001 chromosome 3, ASM1834538v1, whole genome shotgun sequence and contains:
- the SMIM22 gene encoding small integral membrane protein 22: MDLAEDLGKELETTAQEVLGKLRSHTLFQSKWDTAALIIFLIFLGTVLLFLLLVCIHCCCYSCCSRRVSRPQKVHPRGVDNLALEP